TTGTAGCTCAGCCGTTCCTTGGAGATGGGGTCTGTCAAATCCTTCTCGTAGCTGGCCTCGTCCTGCAGGAGCTGGGCCAGCTCTTCACTGATCATGCCGGAGAGCATGGCCTGCGCGATGGGGATGCGGCCCGTCCTCTTGGGGTCGATGAGCCCTCCGGTCAGGTGCTGCACCCGCAGGTGCGGGAGCATGCTCTCCTGGGGCATCCAGCCCTTCTGAATGGCCTCGCTCACCGACAGCCTCTTCTTGGTGACGGGGTCCTCGATGCCGGTGAAGCCCTTCTGGGCATTGAGCAGCCTCTGCAAGGAGCTGTTCTCGATCAGCCCCCTCTCCACAGCCTTGTGCACGGAGTAGCGCTCCCGGCTGAGGAGGTCCACGATGCCCCCCGTGGCTGCCTGCGCCTCCAGCAGCTTCTGCCCGGTAATGGGGTCCAGCATGTTCTTGGCCACGGCTGTCTTGATGGTGACCTTGTTGTCCGTGGTTGTGTCGTAGACGCCGGCGATGGGGAAGTTGTCCTCGCTGAGCCCGAGAGAGAAGCCGGGAGAGAAGAATCTGGTGCTCTGGGGGGCCGGGGAGGCCAGTGGGGACTTGGAGATGATGGTGCCGATGGAGAGCGGGGAGCAGGGCTTGGTCTCCCCGGCCACGAGCAGGGCGAACTCGCTGACGGGCAGGTGGCCGTCCGTGTAGAGACGGTACTCCTCCTTGGAGATGCGCCGGGAGCGCAGGGCGGCCTCGATGGAGTACTGCTTCCCGCTCTTGCGGTCCAGGAGCACAGACTCCTCCCCACGGGGACCCAAGGTGGTGACCTCCTCCCAGTCACACTCGAGCTCCTGCAGCTGGAGGTACTGGCCTCGGTCGATGATGCCCCTCTTGTAGGCCTCGTACGGGGACATGTCCTTCCCCGTCTCGGGCTCCAAGATGGAGATCTTGGTGGCGAGGTTGGTCTCTCGCGTCTGGGTCTCCTGGCTGAGCTCCTCCCGGCTCACCTTGGTGTGGAGGTCCCGGAGGGTCCTCTCCTTCTCGTAGATCTGGTCCTTCTCGCGGAGGATGGCCGTCTCGAGCCGCGAGAGCTCGCGGCCCCGCTGGGCTGCCCTCTGCCGCTCGCTCTCTGCCTTCCGGCCGAACAGCGTCGACTCCTCCTGCAGGCTCAGcacctgctgctgcttctgcgtCTCCAGCTCCCGCAGCTTCTCCTGCAGCTGCCTGCACTCCTGGCTCTTCCGGTCCCGGGCCTCCTGGAGCTCGGCTTCCTCCTGCGACCAGGTCCTCCTCAGCGCCTCCGCCCGCTCTATCTGCTCCCGCAGGCGCCTCGCCGCCTCCTCCCGGCTCTGCCGGGTTGCGCGCTCCCTGTTGAGCATCTCCCACACCCAGGAACGCTCTCCCTCCAGGACCGGGTCCTTCTCCACTCTGATCACTTCCTTGTAGATGGTCTTCTCCTGCGCTTTGGTTTTCTGGAGCACGTCGATCTGCACCTGCAGCTTCTCGCACTCCCGACGCAACTCGGTCACCTGGGTCTTCTCCTGGTCCAGGTCCCGCCGCTGGCCTTCCACAGACTTCTCCAGGTCCGGGTCCTTCTCCAGCTGGACCACCTCCTCCATGATGACCTTCTCCTGCACCGCGGGAGGCCGCTTCTGCAGCTCCTGGACCCTCAGGGTCAGCTGCCGCAGCTCCGTCTCCACGGCCAGCTTCTTGCCGCCGTCCTCCCGGGAGCTGAGCAGGCCCTCGTCCTCCTGCACGGCGGCCCGCAGCTGCTGCACCTCCCGCTCCAGCTGCCGCCGCCGGCCCACCTCCTCATCGAGGCTCCGGCTCAGCCGGCTGTGCTCCTCGCGGCGCTTCGGGTCCCTCCGGGTGACCACCACCTCCTGCACCACCACCTTCTCCTCGGGCCGCCTCCGCTCCAGCAGCAGGTACTTGTTCTGCAGCTCAGAGACCGTGTCCTCGGCCGTCCGTCGCTTCTGGGCCGCCTCCCGCAGCTCCTGGCGCAGCCGCTGGGCCTCCTGCTCCAGGACCGGGTCCTTCTCATGGCGCACCACCTCCTTGTTCACCGTCTTGGTCTCCACCTTGGAGCGCTCCCGTCTCCACTCGTCGCGCTCCCCCTGCAGCCGGATGAGCTGCTCCTGGGCCCGCCCGCTGCCGTTGACCAGCTCGTTGAGCTGGGCCTTCAGGTGGTCCATCTCCCGCAGCACCTCCGGACTCCTCTCGTGCCTCACCACCTCCTGCGTCACCTGCTTGTACTCCACCACGGGCTTCTGCGCCCGCAGGACCGCCAGCTCGGGCAGCAGCCGCCCCGCCGCCTCCTCCACGCTGCCCCTCCTGCGGGCAGTCTCCTGCAGCTGGGCCCTGAGCCGCGCCATCTCCTGCTCCGTCTCCGGATCCACCTGGAAGATCTCGTGGACACGCTCCTGCAGATCCACCCTGGGCTTCTGCTTCTCCTCCGCGCTGTGCTTGCCGcgcagctcctgcagctccctGGCCAGCGCCTCGTTCTCCCGCCTCTCCGCCTCCAGGCAGCTCCTCAGCCTGGACGCCTCTTGGAGGCGGCCTGGGTCCGGCTCCACCCTCTTCACCTCCTTCACGATCACCTTCGGCTGCACGGCGCGGATCGCCTGCTCCAGCTCCGCGATGCGAGCCTGCAGCCCGGCCACGGCTGCCTCCGCCCCCTTCCTCTGCACCGCGTCCTCCTGCACCTGCAGCCTCAGGGCCTGGGCTGCCTTGACCATTTCCGGGTCCTTCTCCACCTTGACCACTTCCTTCAGCACGACCTTCTCCTTCACGCTCACCTCCTTCTGCTCAAGGGCCAGCAGCTCCGTCTTCAGCGCCTCCAGTTGGGCCAAGACGGCGGAGTTCTCCCCCCGCAGGAGCTGGATCTCGCTGCTGAGCTGGGCCGCCTGGCTGTCCAGGCCAGGGTCCCTCTCGATCTGGGTGACCTCCTTGGTCAGCAGGTGAGGCTGCGTGGCCTTCCTCTGGTTCTCTAGCTGCACGACCTTCTGGGCCGCCGCCTCCAGATCTGCCTGCAGGCCAGCCCGCTTCTTGCCCTCGTCCTCCACCTGGGACTTCACCCTGGACAGGTTGCTCTCCAGCTGGGGGTCCCGGAAGAACTCCACCACTTCCTTCTCCTCCAGTTTCTCCAAGGGCCGCTGGGTCTTCAGTTGCAGCAGCTGGTTCCTCTGCTCCTCTAGCTCGCGCTGCACCTGGGCCAcccgcttcctctcctcctccagctgGGACTTCAGGGCCTCTGACTCCCTCCGGGTTCGGGCTGGGCTCTCGGACCCCTGTCGTGCATCACGGGTCACCTGGATGTCTTCACTGAGCTCCTTCTGCAGGGTGAGAGGAAGAGGGGGGCGtcctggggtgaggggaggaaagGGATAAGCCCACCACACCCTCCTGAGATCAGGACCCTCCCCTGCTTCCTGAGACTTCCTAGTAGGTCCTGGGAGGTGGAACTGAAGACCTGGGATGCTTGGAGGCAGGATTTTGAGAGGCTCCATCAATGCCCAGGATGTTAGGATTTAAGGCAGCGTTCAGGCCGCGTTTGCACTAGAACGTGCAAATAGGAAGGTCCTCCCTTCCTCAACTTTCCCCCTTCCACTTCCACCCAGGCTCCCAGAAATGGGCCTGCACTCCTCTGGGGGACCCTGGAGTACACCTCTGGGTGGGAAGAAGCTGGCCAGTCCTTTGGCCAGTCACCAAGAGTCATGGAGAGCACCTGGCTCCTGGTCTCTCAGGGATGGAGACCTAGGTGGCCTCTCGCCCACTGGGGCTGGATCCTAGGCTGAAGACTTCGTGGGGATTCTCTCCCGTCCCCACCGGAGCACTGCCCAGTGGCGAAGCTGCGACCGCACTGAATGACATCTTCTGGTACTAACTCTGACATGGTCACCAGCCTGTAAGAGCtgctgggggaggaaggaagcagcaCCTCCCTCAGGCTGCTGAGCTGTCCCGGGGCTGCAGGCTGcagtggggggaggaaggggcgtCTGCCAGGTCAGCCACCGGGCCAGGCTGCCTAGTGCGGGAGCGGATGGGCCTCACCCCCATACCTTCTCCAGAATCTTTCCGGCAAACTCCAGCTGGTGCAGTTGCTGCTGGCACACGGCTGCGACCTCAGCGTAGGCCTTCATCAGATTCTTCTCCTGGAGAGGCcacagggaggtgggggagggcggTGTCAGCTCCCGCCTGAGAGGCCTCGGAGCCCGGCCGTGTTGAGGAATGAGGGATACAGAGCCCGGGCTCACCTGGGCCTGGATGCTCTCCTGCAGGGGAGCCACTCGGGGTCTCTTGGGGGCCGACCccgcctgggtaggctccagggAGCAGCGGTAGGTGTCTGCCTGCAGCTCATAGTCCTGAGCAGGGGGGAAAGGACAACAGGCTGGCCGtcagtgggggaggtggggggagggggaggaggggactgtcggagggagggagggagggagggagggaggcagggaggcagggaggcagggagggaggcagggagggtgggtgggtgggagataaaatggacaagctgaaGTAACTGCTTACCTGGAGGGCCGCCTGCAGTTGCTGGGAGAGGCGGGATGCCATGGCCCTGTCCTGCTCTCGGCTCTGGATCTCCTGCAGCAGCCTCTGCCGAGGCAGAAGggaaattcaggaaacaccacTCTCCTGGACTTTCCTCCAGCAGGGAGCCTCCAGGGCCTCAGGCAGCCAGCACCGCCCAGAGGCGGGAAGGGCTCTGCGGGAAACCGCCTTTTCCCGGTGTGCTCCACCGTGGCCTCTGCTCAGGACATTtcacccctccacacacacacctggccaTGCTATTTATTCCTCAGGCCTCAGCCTGGGTGTCAGTTCCTTCCAGACTGCTTGCCCCGACCCCCATGCATGTCCCGCAATGGACTCCCACAGCGCTCTGGCTTCTCCACCAAAGCACTTAGCAGTGGGCCTGGATGCACCGGCCTGGGATGCACCGGCCTCCGCCTCAGACTGTGGGCTGCCCGAGGGCCGGGCTGTGCCCCCGCCCCTGGTTCATTACCAGCATGTAATAGGGGCTTGGCAAGTATGAGGAAGAGGATGCAGTAGGAGTTGGAACCCTCAGGAGCATAAGGCCTGCTGTCCACCTTGGACCAGACAGAGAAGGGCTGTCTGTTTCTGTGGGCAAATTGGAGcatttggggtgggggtgtgacACAAGGCCTCTGAGGTCTGAGCTTTGAGGTCATTAAAACACTGGCCACTAGAGGGCCACATGCACACAGGCAGCTCTCCCTGCTGGGGAGGTGGCCCGGGAAAGGGATGTGGCTTGAGGGCCCAGCTCTGGGTACCGGCCGCCAGCTCGCCTGCAGCCCCAGATCCTCACCTTCTGCACTTGCAGCTTGTAGGCAATCTGGCTGGGCCCGTCTCTGGACCGCATCTCGTTGCGGGGcaggtgctccagccaggagttcAGGTTGTCCCTGCAGTTCTTGAACCGCTGGTAGGTGAGGCCAGCG
The genomic region above belongs to Phocoena phocoena chromosome 19, mPhoPho1.1, whole genome shotgun sequence and contains:
- the EVPL gene encoding envoplakin isoform X2 — its product is MFKGLSKGSQEKGSPKASLAKGSPKGSPNKHNRAATKELALLISRIQAKADQVERDILETQKKLQQDRQHSEQGQALQHQGEVGCSLKEAEELLKSLFLDVDKARRLKHLQAEEIEKDIKQLHERVAQECSEYRALYERMVLPPDVGPGVDWARVLEQKQKQVCEGLYGPGMAELEQQVAEHNILQKEIEAYGQQLRSPTGPDAASIQRQYQGLLKAASWRGQSLGSLYTHLQGCAHQLSALAQQQQCILRQDWSDLMADPVGVRREYENFRQHELLSQEQCVNQLERDGERLVELGHPAVGPIRAHQEALKLEWQNFLNLCICQESQLQHVEDYCRFQEEADSVSQTLAKLNSSLDTQYSPAPGGPPGAPTELLQLEAEEKQLAVAEKTVGDLQLRSREVAPLSQRRKPPQQSLHVDSICDWNTGEVQLLQGERYTLMDNTDPYTWLVQVPAGETKRAPAACFCIPAPDPEAVARASRLASELQALKQKLTTVQSRLKASAAEPLQPSQKAPTSSAPADPQAQKLLTQMIRLEEDLGQIEKQVLTWIRAPLSHTTPLEDLEGRIQSHKGMAQRLQSLGAEKAAAQQECEAFLSGQPAGPAALHLPVVLSNVKNKYSDVQVLCTLYREKAKAALGLERQIRDADRVIRGFESTLVQEAPIPAGPGALQERVSELQRRRRELLEQQACVLGLHRQLKAAERTCGTLHSNFHEFCQDLPRQQRQVRALTDRYHSVGDQLDLREKMVQDAGLTYQRFKNCRDNLNSWLEHLPRNEMRSRDGPSQIAYKLQVQKRLLQEIQSREQDRAMASRLSQQLQAALQDYELQADTYRCSLEPTQAGSAPKRPRVAPLQESIQAQEKNLMKAYAEVAAVCQQQLHQLEFAGKILEKKELSEDIQVTRDARQGSESPARTRRESEALKSQLEEERKRVAQVQRELEEQRNQLLQLKTQRPLEKLEEKEVVEFFRDPQLESNLSRVKSQVEDEGKKRAGLQADLEAAAQKVVQLENQRKATQPHLLTKEVTQIERDPGLDSQAAQLSSEIQLLRGENSAVLAQLEALKTELLALEQKEVSVKEKVVLKEVVKVEKDPEMVKAAQALRLQVQEDAVQRKGAEAAVAGLQARIAELEQAIRAVQPKVIVKEVKRVEPDPGRLQEASRLRSCLEAERRENEALARELQELRGKHSAEEKQKPRVDLQERVHEIFQVDPETEQEMARLRAQLQETARRRGSVEEAAGRLLPELAVLRAQKPVVEYKQVTQEVVRHERSPEVLREMDHLKAQLNELVNGSGRAQEQLIRLQGERDEWRRERSKVETKTVNKEVVRHEKDPVLEQEAQRLRQELREAAQKRRTAEDTVSELQNKYLLLERRRPEEKVVVQEVVVTRRDPKRREEHSRLSRSLDEEVGRRRQLEREVQQLRAAVQEDEGLLSSREDGGKKLAVETELRQLTLRVQELQKRPPAVQEKVIMEEVVQLEKDPDLEKSVEGQRRDLDQEKTQVTELRRECEKLQVQIDVLQKTKAQEKTIYKEVIRVEKDPVLEGERSWVWEMLNRERATRQSREEAARRLREQIERAEALRRTWSQEEAELQEARDRKSQECRQLQEKLRELETQKQQQVLSLQEESTLFGRKAESERQRAAQRGRELSRLETAILREKDQIYEKERTLRDLHTKVSREELSQETQTRETNLATKISILEPETGKDMSPYEAYKRGIIDRGQYLQLQELECDWEEVTTLGPRGEESVLLDRKSGKQYSIEAALRSRRISKEEYRLYTDGHLPVSEFALLVAGETKPCSPLSIGTIISKSPLASPAPQSTRFFSPGFSLGLSEDNFPIAGVYDTTTDNKVTIKTAVAKNMLDPITGQKLLEAQAATGGIVDLLSRERYSVHKAVERGLIENSSLQRLLNAQKGFTGIEDPVTKKRLSVSEAIQKGWMPQESMLPHLRVQHLTGGLIDPKRTGRIPIAQAMLSGMISEELAQLLQDEASYEKDLTDPISKERLSYKEAMGRCRKDPLSGLLLLPASLEGYHCYRSASRTGLRSLR
- the EVPL gene encoding envoplakin isoform X1 codes for the protein MFKGLSKGSQEKGSPKASLAKGSPKGSPNKHNRAATKELALLISRIQAKADQVERDILETQKKLQQDRQHSEQGQALQHQGEVGCSLKEAEELLKSLFLDVDKARRLKHLQAEEIEKDIKQLHERVAQECSEYRALYERMVLPPDVGPGVDWARVLEQKQKQVCEGLYGPGMAELEQQVAEHNILQKEIEAYGQQLRSPTGPDAASIQRQYQGLLKAASWRGQSLGSLYTHLQGCAHQLSALAQQQQCILRQDWSDLMADPVGVRREYENFRQHELLSQEQCVNQLERDGERLVELGHPAVGPIRAHQEALKLEWQNFLNLCICQESQLQHVEDYCRFQEEADSVSQTLAKLNSSLDTQYSPAPGGPPGAPTELLQLEAEEKQLAVAEKTVGDLQLRSREVAPLSQRRKPPQQSLHVDSICDWNTGEVQLLQGERYTLMDNTDPYTWLVQVPAGETKRAPAACFCIPAPDPEAVARASRLASELQALKQKLTTVQSRLKASAAEPLQPSQKGTEGWPGNRGRHSLPPAPTSSAPADPQAQKLLTQMIRLEEDLGQIEKQVLTWIRAPLSHTTPLEDLEGRIQSHKGMAQRLQSLGAEKAAAQQECEAFLSGQPAGPAALHLPVVLSNVKNKYSDVQVLCTLYREKAKAALGLERQIRDADRVIRGFESTLVQEAPIPAGPGALQERVSELQRRRRELLEQQACVLGLHRQLKAAERTCGTLHSNFHEFCQDLPRQQRQVRALTDRYHSVGDQLDLREKMVQDAGLTYQRFKNCRDNLNSWLEHLPRNEMRSRDGPSQIAYKLQVQKRLLQEIQSREQDRAMASRLSQQLQAALQDYELQADTYRCSLEPTQAGSAPKRPRVAPLQESIQAQEKNLMKAYAEVAAVCQQQLHQLEFAGKILEKKELSEDIQVTRDARQGSESPARTRRESEALKSQLEEERKRVAQVQRELEEQRNQLLQLKTQRPLEKLEEKEVVEFFRDPQLESNLSRVKSQVEDEGKKRAGLQADLEAAAQKVVQLENQRKATQPHLLTKEVTQIERDPGLDSQAAQLSSEIQLLRGENSAVLAQLEALKTELLALEQKEVSVKEKVVLKEVVKVEKDPEMVKAAQALRLQVQEDAVQRKGAEAAVAGLQARIAELEQAIRAVQPKVIVKEVKRVEPDPGRLQEASRLRSCLEAERRENEALARELQELRGKHSAEEKQKPRVDLQERVHEIFQVDPETEQEMARLRAQLQETARRRGSVEEAAGRLLPELAVLRAQKPVVEYKQVTQEVVRHERSPEVLREMDHLKAQLNELVNGSGRAQEQLIRLQGERDEWRRERSKVETKTVNKEVVRHEKDPVLEQEAQRLRQELREAAQKRRTAEDTVSELQNKYLLLERRRPEEKVVVQEVVVTRRDPKRREEHSRLSRSLDEEVGRRRQLEREVQQLRAAVQEDEGLLSSREDGGKKLAVETELRQLTLRVQELQKRPPAVQEKVIMEEVVQLEKDPDLEKSVEGQRRDLDQEKTQVTELRRECEKLQVQIDVLQKTKAQEKTIYKEVIRVEKDPVLEGERSWVWEMLNRERATRQSREEAARRLREQIERAEALRRTWSQEEAELQEARDRKSQECRQLQEKLRELETQKQQQVLSLQEESTLFGRKAESERQRAAQRGRELSRLETAILREKDQIYEKERTLRDLHTKVSREELSQETQTRETNLATKISILEPETGKDMSPYEAYKRGIIDRGQYLQLQELECDWEEVTTLGPRGEESVLLDRKSGKQYSIEAALRSRRISKEEYRLYTDGHLPVSEFALLVAGETKPCSPLSIGTIISKSPLASPAPQSTRFFSPGFSLGLSEDNFPIAGVYDTTTDNKVTIKTAVAKNMLDPITGQKLLEAQAATGGIVDLLSRERYSVHKAVERGLIENSSLQRLLNAQKGFTGIEDPVTKKRLSVSEAIQKGWMPQESMLPHLRVQHLTGGLIDPKRTGRIPIAQAMLSGMISEELAQLLQDEASYEKDLTDPISKERLSYKEAMGRCRKDPLSGLLLLPASLEGYHCYRSASRTGLRSLR